From Salinicoccus roseus, one genomic window encodes:
- a CDS encoding aspartate carbamoyltransferase catalytic subunit: protein MNSLLSMNDLSKDDIMRLIRRALEMKAGNYRPIPERKYVANLFFEPSTRTKASFEMAEKHLGITSLPFDVDHSSVTKGESLYDTCRTMEAVGCDALVIRHGVTAYYDEMEGLGIPIINGGDGSGSHPTQSLLDLMTIYDRFGRFEGLKVVIAGDISHSRVARSNQQALAKLGAEVQFSAPEAWQDESIEVPYVDLDDVVGDADVIMLLRVQHERHGDEKDFTKTAYHNGYGMTLKRYQRMKDTAIIMHPAPVNRDVEIDGRLIEAPRSVIFEQMNNGVFMRMSVLQEILGSEQ, encoded by the coding sequence ATGAATAGTCTGCTGTCAATGAACGACCTGTCGAAGGACGACATCATGCGGCTCATACGCCGTGCACTCGAGATGAAGGCAGGAAACTACAGGCCGATTCCCGAAAGGAAATATGTGGCCAACCTCTTCTTTGAACCATCGACACGGACGAAGGCAAGCTTCGAAATGGCCGAGAAGCACCTCGGCATCACCTCGCTGCCGTTCGATGTCGACCACAGTTCCGTGACAAAGGGCGAGTCGCTCTATGATACGTGCCGAACCATGGAGGCCGTCGGCTGCGACGCACTCGTCATACGCCACGGTGTGACCGCATACTATGACGAAATGGAAGGGCTCGGCATCCCGATCATCAACGGCGGGGACGGGAGCGGTTCACATCCTACACAGTCCCTGCTCGACCTGATGACAATCTATGACCGCTTCGGCCGGTTCGAAGGGCTGAAGGTGGTCATCGCCGGGGATATCTCACACAGCCGGGTGGCGCGGAGCAACCAGCAGGCACTGGCGAAGCTCGGTGCCGAAGTCCAGTTCAGTGCACCGGAGGCCTGGCAGGACGAAAGCATCGAAGTCCCATACGTCGATCTTGACGATGTAGTCGGCGATGCCGACGTCATCATGCTCCTCCGGGTGCAGCACGAACGGCATGGGGACGAGAAGGACTTTACGAAGACGGCGTACCACAACGGGTACGGCATGACATTGAAACGGTATCAGCGCATGAAGGACACAGCCATCATCATGCACCCGGCCCCGGTCAACCGCGATGTCGAGATAGACGGCCGGTTGATCGAAGCACCACGCTCGGTCATCTTCGAACAGATGAACAACGGCGTATTCATGCGCATGAGTGTACTACAAGAAATCCTTGGGAGTGAACAATAA
- the carA gene encoding glutamine-hydrolyzing carbamoyl-phosphate synthase small subunit, producing the protein MKEKRYLVLEDGTVYEGYPFGANRASEGELVFNTSMTGVQEVITDLSYTDQIITFTYPLIGNTGMNIEDSESFNPQARGVVVREACTDPSNFRTTETLDAFLKRHDIPGISGIDTRSITKKLRSGGVMKAVITDETYHEDLIELLQNSTFRTDQVKRASTKTPYISTGPGPRVVLIDYGKKENIVRQLNSYGCDVTVVPHDTTADEIRQMRPDGVMLSNGPGDPANIPDQIKTVKALLGIPLFGICMGHQLLGLACGAKTYKMKFGHRGSNHPVKNLSTGKIEITSQNHGFSIDPDSLPGTGLEVTHRALNDDTVEGMRHTEYPAFSVQYHPEAGAGPHDPGYLFNEFIELMNIKEANHA; encoded by the coding sequence CTGAAGGAAAAAAGATATCTGGTATTGGAGGATGGCACCGTGTATGAGGGTTATCCATTTGGAGCGAACAGGGCATCGGAAGGGGAGCTTGTATTCAACACATCGATGACGGGGGTCCAGGAAGTCATCACAGACCTTTCCTATACGGATCAGATCATCACGTTCACCTATCCGCTTATCGGCAATACCGGCATGAACATAGAAGACAGCGAATCTTTCAACCCACAGGCCCGCGGCGTCGTCGTCAGGGAAGCCTGCACGGACCCTTCGAACTTCCGTACGACGGAAACGCTCGATGCATTCCTGAAACGCCATGACATCCCGGGGATCAGCGGCATCGATACCCGGAGCATCACGAAAAAGCTCAGGAGCGGCGGGGTGATGAAGGCGGTGATCACCGATGAAACATATCACGAGGACCTCATCGAACTGCTGCAGAACTCGACGTTCCGCACAGATCAGGTCAAGCGCGCCTCCACGAAGACACCATACATTTCAACCGGTCCGGGGCCGCGTGTCGTCCTGATCGACTACGGCAAGAAGGAGAACATCGTCCGCCAGCTGAACTCCTATGGCTGTGACGTGACGGTGGTGCCCCATGATACGACGGCAGACGAAATCAGACAGATGCGTCCCGACGGTGTGATGCTGTCGAATGGCCCGGGAGACCCGGCGAACATCCCAGACCAGATCAAAACGGTGAAGGCACTGCTCGGCATCCCGTTGTTCGGCATCTGCATGGGCCATCAGCTGCTGGGCCTCGCATGCGGTGCAAAGACATACAAGATGAAATTCGGCCACCGCGGCAGCAACCATCCCGTTAAGAACCTCTCTACTGGAAAGATAGAGATCACCTCACAGAACCACGGCTTCTCGATCGACCCGGATAGCCTTCCGGGCACGGGTCTTGAAGTGACACACCGCGCATTGAACGATGATACTGTGGAAGGGATGCGCCATACAGAATACCCGGCATTTTCAGTGCAGTACCACCCTGAAGCGGGTGCCGGCCCCCACGACCCCGGATACCTTTTCAATGAATTCATAGAACTGATGAACATAAAGGAGGCCAACCATGCCTAA
- the carB gene encoding carbamoyl-phosphate synthase large subunit, with translation MPKREDIKTILVIGSGPIIIGQAAEFDYAGTQACLALKEEGYRVILVNSNPATIMTDKEIADVVYIEPLTPDFIARIIRKEHPDALLPTLGGQVGLNMAVELDRLGILEENGVELLGTKLDSIKQAEDRDLFRQLMNQMEVPVPDSDIITTMEEARTFKDRVGYPFIVRPAFTMGGTGGGICYNDADLEEIVANGLKYSPVSQCLVEKSIAGFKEIEYEVMRDSNDNAIVVCNMENIDPVGIHTGDSIVVAPTQTLTDKEHQMLRDVSLGVIRELGIEGGCNVQLALDPDSFDYYIIEVNPRVSRSSALASKATGYPIAKLAAKIAIGMTLDEMINPITGTSYAAFEPALDYVVSKIPRFPFDKFEKGERKLGTQMKATGEVMAIGRTYEESLLKAIRSLEYGVHHLGLPNGDDFELDYINEMIQKQSDERLFYIGEALRRGVSKETIHEWTKIDMFFLRKFEHIIEIEHELKDNQGSMDHLKWAKTYGFSDRVIGHRWGMDEEEVFKLRKSNGIMPVYKMVDTCAAEFESETPYFYGTYELENESIVSDREKIIVLGSGPIRIGQGVEFDYATVHAVWAIQEAGYEAIIINNNPETVSTDFSISDKLYFEPLTHEDVMNIIDLEQPKGVVVQFGGQTAINLADKLERDGVKILGTSLDDLDRAEDRKRFEALLRKIDVPQPLGKTATNEQEALDNAQHIGYPVLVRPSYVLGGRAMEIVYNEDELKNYMRDAVKASPEHPVLIDRYLTGKEIEVDAISDGKNVIIPGIMEHIERAGVHSGDSIAVYPPVTLTNNEINTLKEYTEKLALGLKTVGLINIQFVLSDGEVYVLEVNPRASRTVPFMSKITEIPMANLAMKAILGTDLKETGYPLGLAPFKQGYHVKAPVFSFSKLKNVDITLGPEMKSTGEVMGKDLSLNKALYKGLVASGLEVKDHGTVLMTVADKDKEEAVELANRLSQCGYRIMATEGTGKVLEERQIPYITVNKVREGQESLLKWIQNGSVQIVINTMTKGKQVERDGFRIRRESVENGIPCLTSLDTARTLVEVIESMTFNMEKM, from the coding sequence ATGCCTAAACGTGAAGACATCAAAACCATACTGGTCATAGGAAGCGGACCGATCATCATCGGACAGGCGGCAGAATTCGACTATGCAGGCACGCAGGCCTGCCTCGCATTGAAGGAGGAAGGCTACCGCGTCATCCTTGTAAACTCCAACCCGGCGACGATCATGACGGACAAGGAGATTGCGGATGTCGTCTACATCGAACCATTGACGCCGGACTTCATCGCAAGGATCATCCGCAAGGAACATCCGGATGCACTGCTGCCGACACTCGGCGGCCAGGTCGGCCTCAATATGGCAGTGGAACTCGACCGTCTCGGTATCCTGGAAGAGAATGGTGTGGAACTGCTCGGTACGAAACTCGACTCCATCAAGCAGGCCGAGGACCGCGACCTCTTCAGGCAGCTGATGAACCAGATGGAGGTGCCCGTTCCGGACTCCGATATCATCACGACGATGGAGGAGGCCCGAACATTCAAGGACCGTGTCGGCTACCCATTCATCGTACGCCCCGCCTTCACGATGGGCGGTACAGGCGGTGGCATCTGCTATAATGACGCGGATCTCGAGGAAATCGTGGCGAACGGCCTCAAATACTCGCCTGTAAGCCAGTGCCTCGTCGAAAAGTCGATTGCCGGATTCAAGGAGATCGAATACGAAGTGATGCGCGATTCAAATGATAATGCGATCGTCGTCTGCAACATGGAGAACATCGATCCAGTCGGCATCCATACAGGGGACTCCATCGTCGTCGCGCCGACACAGACATTGACCGACAAGGAACACCAGATGCTGCGTGACGTTTCACTCGGGGTCATCCGAGAGCTCGGCATTGAAGGCGGCTGTAACGTACAGCTTGCGCTAGATCCGGATTCCTTCGACTACTACATTATAGAAGTCAATCCGAGGGTCTCCCGATCTTCAGCACTTGCTTCGAAGGCGACGGGATACCCGATCGCAAAGCTTGCAGCCAAAATCGCCATCGGCATGACGCTCGATGAAATGATCAATCCGATCACCGGCACGAGCTATGCAGCATTCGAACCGGCCCTCGACTATGTCGTTTCCAAAATTCCACGCTTCCCATTCGACAAGTTCGAAAAGGGGGAACGGAAGCTCGGGACGCAGATGAAGGCCACAGGCGAAGTCATGGCGATTGGCCGTACGTATGAAGAGTCCCTTCTGAAGGCGATCCGTTCGCTCGAGTACGGCGTCCATCACCTCGGCCTGCCGAACGGGGACGACTTCGAGCTCGACTACATCAATGAGATGATCCAGAAGCAGAGTGATGAGAGGCTCTTCTACATCGGCGAGGCGCTGAGGCGCGGCGTCTCCAAGGAGACCATCCATGAGTGGACGAAGATCGACATGTTCTTCCTGAGGAAGTTCGAGCACATCATCGAAATCGAACATGAACTCAAGGATAACCAGGGCTCCATGGACCACCTGAAGTGGGCGAAGACCTACGGCTTCAGCGACAGGGTCATCGGCCACCGCTGGGGCATGGATGAGGAGGAAGTGTTCAAGCTGCGTAAATCCAACGGCATCATGCCGGTGTACAAGATGGTGGACACATGCGCGGCGGAATTCGAGTCGGAGACGCCTTACTTCTACGGCACATACGAATTGGAGAATGAGTCGATCGTCAGCGACAGGGAAAAGATCATCGTCCTCGGCAGCGGCCCGATCCGCATCGGCCAAGGTGTGGAATTCGACTATGCCACCGTCCACGCCGTATGGGCCATACAGGAAGCCGGATATGAAGCGATCATCATCAACAACAATCCTGAGACCGTCTCCACCGACTTCTCGATTTCCGACAAGCTCTATTTTGAACCGCTGACGCACGAAGATGTCATGAACATCATCGACCTGGAGCAGCCGAAAGGCGTCGTCGTCCAGTTCGGCGGACAGACGGCGATCAACCTGGCGGATAAGCTCGAACGTGACGGCGTGAAGATACTCGGTACGTCCCTGGATGATCTCGACCGTGCAGAGGACAGGAAACGTTTTGAAGCGCTGCTGCGCAAGATAGATGTGCCACAGCCGCTCGGCAAGACGGCGACGAATGAACAGGAGGCGCTGGACAATGCCCAGCATATCGGCTATCCGGTACTCGTCCGTCCAAGCTACGTGCTCGGCGGCCGTGCGATGGAAATCGTCTACAACGAAGACGAACTCAAGAACTACATGAGGGATGCGGTCAAGGCTTCTCCTGAACATCCGGTGCTGATCGACCGCTACCTGACCGGTAAAGAGATAGAGGTCGACGCCATCAGCGACGGGAAGAATGTCATCATACCGGGCATCATGGAGCATATCGAACGTGCGGGCGTGCACTCCGGCGACTCCATCGCCGTGTACCCGCCGGTGACATTGACCAACAATGAAATCAACACGCTCAAGGAATACACAGAGAAGCTTGCGCTCGGTCTGAAGACGGTGGGGCTGATCAACATCCAGTTCGTCCTGTCGGATGGGGAGGTATATGTCTTAGAAGTCAATCCGCGTGCGAGCCGTACCGTACCATTCATGAGCAAGATCACTGAAATCCCGATGGCGAACCTCGCGATGAAGGCGATCCTCGGTACGGACCTCAAGGAGACCGGCTATCCGCTCGGTCTGGCACCATTCAAGCAGGGCTACCATGTGAAGGCACCGGTATTCAGCTTCAGCAAGCTCAAGAACGTCGACATCACGCTCGGACCTGAAATGAAATCCACAGGTGAGGTCATGGGCAAGGACCTGAGCCTCAACAAGGCCCTCTATAAGGGGCTTGTGGCCAGCGGCCTCGAAGTCAAAGACCATGGAACGGTGCTCATGACCGTTGCGGACAAGGATAAGGAGGAAGCGGTCGAGCTTGCCAACCGCCTGTCCCAGTGCGGCTATCGCATCATGGCGACGGAAGGTACGGGGAAAGTGCTGGAAGAACGCCAGATTCCCTATATCACCGTAAACAAGGTCAGAGAAGGGCAGGAAAGCCTCCTCAAATGGATTCAGAACGGCAGCGTGCAGATTGTGATCAACACGATGACGAAAGGAAAACAGGTTGAAAGGGACGGATTCAGGATCAGGAGGGAATCGGTCGAGAACGGCATCCCGTGCCTGACTTCGCTCGACACTGCACGCACGCTTGTCGAAGTGATAGAAAGCATGACGTTCAATATGGAAAAGATGTAG
- the pyrF gene encoding orotidine-5'-phosphate decarboxylase, translated as MNRPIIALDFGTMAEVQQFLDRFEEPLFVKVGMELYLQNGPDVIREIRAMGHDIFLDLKLHDIPNTVGRAMEGLGRLDVQMTNVHAQGGTPMMKRAAESFKDHNPDGTLIAVTQLTSTSEEMMQSEQKSSLTLDESVIHYAQLAKDAGLDGVVSSPLESALIHEACGTGFLTVTPGIRLTEDSTDDQSRVVTPSKAHHLGSDYIVVGRPVTQAADPVARYAQIKEQWESGEE; from the coding sequence ATGAACAGACCGATCATTGCCCTCGACTTCGGTACGATGGCAGAAGTACAACAGTTTCTCGATAGATTTGAAGAGCCGCTTTTCGTGAAGGTTGGAATGGAGCTCTACCTGCAGAACGGTCCTGATGTCATCAGGGAAATCCGTGCCATGGGACACGACATATTCCTCGACCTGAAGCTGCATGATATACCGAATACGGTAGGCAGGGCGATGGAGGGGCTCGGGCGCCTTGATGTGCAGATGACGAATGTCCATGCGCAGGGCGGCACGCCGATGATGAAGCGTGCGGCTGAATCGTTCAAGGACCATAACCCGGATGGCACACTGATTGCGGTGACTCAGCTGACCTCTACCAGCGAGGAAATGATGCAGTCCGAACAGAAGTCATCGCTGACCTTGGATGAGAGCGTCATCCACTATGCACAGCTGGCCAAAGATGCCGGACTTGACGGCGTGGTGTCCTCTCCGCTCGAGTCGGCACTGATCCATGAAGCGTGCGGCACCGGCTTCCTCACAGTGACACCCGGCATCCGGCTCACAGAGGACTCTACAGATGACCAGTCGCGCGTCGTCACACCGTCGAAGGCCCATCACCTCGGCAGCGACTACATCGTCGTGGGCCGGCCGGTCACACAGGCGGCCGACCCGGTGGCCCGATATGCACAAATAAAAGAACAATGGGAAAGTGGGGAAGAGTAG
- a CDS encoding dihydroorotate dehydrogenase yields the protein MNSEALKISLPGLELKNPVMPASGCFSFGEEFSKLYDLSELGAIMVKAATHEPRIGNRTPRVAETSSGMLNAIGLQNPGVDHILEHELKFLEQYDVPIIANVAGSEIDDYAIVADKISKAPNVKAIELNISCPNVKEGGIQFGTDPETARRLTARVKEVSDVPVYVKLSPNVTSIVDMALSVGDIADGLTMINTLVGMRLDGNGQPILSNVTGGLSGPAIKPVSLNMIYQVRQHLPHIPIIGMGGIATADDILDYISVGADAVAVGTMNFTDPMICPALIETLDERLDEMGVGHLHDLKGRAYK from the coding sequence ATGAACAGTGAAGCGCTGAAGATCAGCCTCCCCGGCCTTGAACTGAAGAACCCGGTGATGCCCGCATCAGGATGCTTCAGTTTCGGCGAGGAATTCTCGAAGTTGTATGATCTGTCGGAACTTGGGGCCATCATGGTCAAGGCAGCGACACACGAGCCCAGAATCGGCAACAGGACACCGCGTGTCGCTGAAACTTCGAGCGGCATGCTGAATGCCATCGGGCTTCAGAACCCGGGTGTGGATCACATCCTCGAGCATGAACTGAAATTCCTCGAGCAGTATGATGTGCCGATCATCGCCAATGTTGCAGGCAGCGAAATCGATGACTATGCAATCGTTGCGGACAAGATATCAAAGGCACCGAATGTAAAGGCCATAGAGCTCAACATCTCCTGCCCGAATGTGAAGGAGGGCGGCATCCAATTCGGGACGGACCCCGAGACGGCACGCCGCCTGACCGCCCGTGTAAAGGAAGTATCGGATGTTCCGGTGTATGTAAAACTGTCACCTAATGTGACCAGCATTGTAGACATGGCCTTAAGTGTCGGCGACATCGCCGATGGCCTGACGATGATTAACACGCTCGTCGGAATGCGGCTTGATGGCAATGGCCAGCCGATCCTCTCCAATGTCACAGGCGGGCTCAGCGGGCCGGCGATCAAGCCGGTCAGCCTGAATATGATCTATCAGGTCCGCCAGCATCTGCCCCACATCCCAATCATCGGCATGGGCGGCATCGCGACTGCCGATGATATTCTCGACTACATCTCGGTCGGCGCGGATGCGGTGGCCGTCGGGACCATGAACTTCACGGACCCGATGATCTGTCCGGCACTTATAGAAACGCTTGATGAAAGGCTCGACGAAATGGGCGTCGGACATCTGCATGATTTGAAAGGCCGCGCCTATAAATAA
- the pyrR gene encoding bifunctional pyr operon transcriptional regulator/uracil phosphoribosyltransferase PyrR, which yields MEQRVILDEAQISRSLTRMSHEILERNKGAEGIVFLGVRTRGEYLARRLQKKMEEIDGVKVPTGTIDITAFRDDRPMDSREAEEAIAVDVPLDDRHVIIVDDVLYTGRTVRAAMDAILNQVRPSKITLAVLVDRGHRELPIRADFVGKNIPTAKNEKINVHLEEHDGRNEVTLTK from the coding sequence ATGGAACAGAGAGTCATTCTTGATGAAGCGCAGATCAGCCGCTCATTGACGCGGATGTCACATGAAATTCTTGAGCGCAACAAAGGGGCGGAGGGCATCGTCTTCCTTGGTGTCAGGACGCGGGGGGAATATCTCGCACGCAGGCTGCAGAAGAAGATGGAGGAGATCGACGGGGTGAAGGTTCCCACCGGCACCATCGACATCACCGCCTTCAGGGATGACCGCCCGATGGACAGCAGGGAGGCCGAGGAGGCCATCGCGGTCGATGTGCCGCTCGATGACCGCCATGTAATCATCGTGGACGATGTACTGTATACGGGCCGGACGGTCCGGGCAGCAATGGATGCGATACTGAACCAGGTCCGGCCGTCGAAGATCACGCTCGCCGTACTGGTCGACCGGGGACACCGGGAACTTCCGATACGGGCGGATTTCGTCGGCAAGAACATCCCCACAGCAAAGAATGAAAAGATCAATGTCCACCTCGAAGAGCACGATGGCAGGAACGAAGTGACACTAACCAAATAG
- a CDS encoding dihydroorotate dehydrogenase electron transfer subunit — MKNIMTVVAQSRIADKIHEMVLEGDITKNMKTPGQFVHVRINDTTEHVLRRPISIADIDQENSRFTIVYRAEGEGTRKLSKLGPGDSLDILSPLGRGYPVEQNSHVLIVGGGIGVPPLYELSKQLNREGVKTTHVLGFNSKKDVFYEEKFGALGGTHIATADGSYGTEGYVTDVIRTLDADFDCFYACGPKVMLKVLSETMDLDGYISLEERMGCGFGVCYACVCETAEGDWIKLCTEGPVFRKGEIVL, encoded by the coding sequence ATGAAGAATATCATGACGGTCGTCGCCCAGAGCCGCATTGCCGATAAGATCCACGAAATGGTCCTTGAGGGGGACATCACAAAAAACATGAAGACCCCGGGCCAGTTCGTCCACGTACGAATCAATGATACGACGGAACATGTACTGAGACGCCCGATATCCATTGCGGATATCGACCAGGAAAATTCGCGGTTCACCATCGTCTACCGTGCTGAAGGGGAGGGCACCAGAAAGCTGTCGAAGCTCGGTCCCGGGGATTCACTTGATATCCTCTCCCCCCTTGGCAGGGGATATCCGGTGGAACAGAACTCGCACGTATTGATCGTCGGCGGCGGCATCGGGGTTCCGCCATTGTACGAACTGTCCAAGCAGCTGAACAGGGAAGGTGTCAAGACCACCCACGTCCTCGGATTCAACTCAAAGAAGGATGTATTCTATGAAGAGAAGTTCGGCGCCCTCGGTGGCACGCATATCGCCACTGCAGACGGCTCATACGGGACGGAGGGCTACGTCACGGATGTGATCCGGACACTCGATGCCGATTTCGACTGCTTCTATGCCTGCGGGCCCAAGGTGATGCTGAAGGTGCTGAGTGAGACGATGGACCTTGATGGCTACATCTCCCTTGAGGAGCGGATGGGCTGCGGCTTCGGTGTATGCTATGCATGCGTCTGTGAGACGGCAGAAGGGGACTGGATCAAGCTCTGCACCGAAGGTCCCGTCTTCAGGAAGGGGGAGATCGTGCTATGA
- a CDS encoding dihydroorotase, whose protein sequence is MKMLLKNGTVLEDNRQIRKDILIDGGRIEEIADDITTEADETVDCTGMLITPGFVDVHVHLREPGGEHKETIETGTRAAARGGFTAICPMPNTRPVPDDAETMADIQKRIHETAHVKVIPYAAITTRQLGRELVDFEALKAAGAFAFTDDGVGVQNADMMLQAMKEGARVDMPIVAHTEENTLIHGGAIHEGRTSEKLGIQGIPSVTESVHIARDVLLAEAAGCHYHVCHVSTKESVRVIRDAKRAGIRVTAEVTPHHLVLDEDDIVEKDPNFKMNPPLRSKEDREALIEGLLDGTIDMIATDHAPHAEADKAVGIETAPFGITGSENAFQLLYTKLVRTGIFTLQQLVDWLTVKPSETFGLDMGVLAQGRPADITIINLDRNYVLDKEKFHSKARNTPFHGTALESDIHMTIVDGKIAYKEEV, encoded by the coding sequence ATGAAGATGCTTTTGAAAAATGGAACGGTACTTGAAGACAACAGGCAGATCAGGAAGGATATCCTCATTGATGGCGGCAGGATCGAAGAGATTGCAGACGACATCACCACGGAAGCCGATGAAACGGTGGACTGCACCGGCATGCTCATCACACCGGGATTCGTGGACGTGCACGTGCACCTGAGGGAGCCGGGCGGCGAGCACAAGGAAACGATCGAAACGGGCACACGCGCAGCAGCACGCGGCGGCTTTACGGCCATCTGCCCGATGCCGAACACACGGCCGGTACCGGATGATGCCGAAACTATGGCGGACATCCAGAAAAGGATCCATGAGACGGCCCATGTCAAAGTGATTCCATATGCGGCCATCACTACGCGCCAGCTGGGGCGTGAACTGGTCGATTTCGAGGCACTCAAGGCAGCCGGTGCATTCGCATTCACGGATGACGGCGTCGGTGTCCAGAATGCCGACATGATGCTCCAGGCGATGAAGGAAGGCGCCCGCGTGGACATGCCGATCGTCGCCCACACCGAGGAGAATACACTGATCCACGGAGGGGCGATCCATGAGGGCAGGACAAGTGAAAAGCTCGGCATCCAAGGCATCCCGTCGGTGACGGAGTCGGTACATATTGCACGGGATGTGCTGCTCGCGGAAGCGGCAGGCTGCCACTACCATGTGTGCCATGTAAGTACAAAGGAGAGCGTCCGGGTCATCCGGGATGCAAAGCGTGCAGGCATCCGGGTCACTGCAGAAGTGACGCCGCACCACCTTGTACTGGATGAGGATGATATCGTGGAGAAGGACCCGAATTTCAAGATGAACCCGCCGCTCAGGTCCAAAGAGGACCGCGAAGCACTGATCGAGGGGCTGCTCGACGGGACGATCGACATGATTGCGACGGACCACGCCCCGCATGCAGAAGCGGATAAGGCGGTCGGCATCGAGACGGCGCCATTCGGCATCACCGGCAGCGAAAATGCCTTCCAGCTGCTTTACACGAAACTCGTCAGAACAGGCATATTCACACTGCAGCAGCTCGTCGACTGGCTGACGGTCAAGCCGTCCGAAACATTCGGTCTGGACATGGGCGTGCTGGCCCAAGGCCGGCCGGCAGACATCACCATCATCAATCTGGACAGGAATTATGTGCTCGACAAGGAAAAGTTCCATTCGAAGGCGCGCAATACGCCATTCCATGGAACCGCACTGGAATCCGATATCCACATGACGATCGTGGATGGGAAAATCGCCTACAAGGAGGAAGTATAA
- a CDS encoding uracil-xanthine permease family protein: MQDKESTEEIFTKSVEPVLDVHERPKPAQWLLLSSQHLFAMFGATVLVPFLTGLPISAALIASGVGTLLYILITKGQIPAYLGSSFAFILPITIALGSNSLGEVLTALFFSGVLYVIIGLIIRLFGTDWLMNLLPPVVVGPVIMVIGLGLAPVAVDMAMYTDSGNQEGYSMLYIFVAAMTLTITICASIFLRGVLSLIPVLIGIVGGYITAILVGIVDFTGIIETGWFVTPDVHLPFVSYDPTWNVGLMIVMLPIVFVTVSEHIGHQMVINKIVGRNFFKKPGLHRSLIGDGVSTMFSSIIGGPPTTTYGENIGVLAITRIFSVWVIGGAGVLAIILGFIGKFTAVVQSIPTPVMGGVSILLFGIIASSGLRMLIDEQVNLDSKRNLVIASVILVIGIGKAHLDFTIGDIPFNLEGMALAAVAGILLNAILPKEAPVRDE; the protein is encoded by the coding sequence ATGCAGGATAAAGAATCGACAGAAGAAATTTTCACAAAAAGCGTGGAGCCGGTACTGGATGTCCATGAGAGGCCAAAGCCTGCCCAATGGCTGCTGCTCAGTTCACAGCACCTGTTCGCAATGTTCGGTGCGACGGTGCTCGTCCCGTTCCTGACGGGCCTTCCGATATCCGCCGCCCTCATCGCAAGCGGGGTGGGGACACTGCTCTATATACTCATCACGAAAGGGCAGATTCCGGCATACCTCGGTTCGAGCTTTGCATTCATCCTTCCCATCACCATCGCCCTCGGGTCGAACAGCCTCGGCGAAGTGCTCACCGCGCTGTTCTTCAGCGGTGTGCTCTATGTCATCATCGGACTCATCATACGGCTGTTCGGTACAGACTGGCTGATGAATCTGCTGCCGCCGGTGGTCGTCGGTCCGGTCATCATGGTCATCGGGCTCGGGCTTGCCCCGGTCGCAGTGGACATGGCGATGTACACGGACTCGGGCAACCAGGAAGGCTACAGCATGCTTTACATATTCGTCGCTGCAATGACGCTCACGATCACCATCTGCGCGTCCATCTTCCTCCGGGGCGTCCTGTCGCTCATACCAGTCCTGATCGGCATCGTCGGCGGCTACATCACCGCCATACTTGTCGGCATCGTGGACTTCACGGGCATCATCGAGACCGGATGGTTCGTCACACCGGACGTCCATCTGCCCTTCGTCTCCTATGATCCGACATGGAATGTCGGGCTGATGATCGTCATGCTGCCGATCGTATTCGTCACGGTGAGTGAGCACATCGGCCACCAGATGGTCATCAACAAGATCGTCGGACGGAACTTCTTCAAGAAGCCCGGACTCCACCGCTCGCTGATCGGCGACGGTGTATCGACGATGTTCTCAAGCATCATCGGCGGGCCGCCGACCACGACATATGGTGAAAACATAGGCGTGCTGGCCATCACCCGCATCTTCAGCGTGTGGGTCATCGGAGGCGCCGGGGTACTCGCGATCATCCTCGGCTTCATCGGCAAGTTCACTGCCGTCGTGCAGAGCATTCCGACACCCGTCATGGGCGGGGTATCGATCCTCCTTTTCGGAATCATCGCCTCAAGCGGGCTCCGGATGCTCATCGATGAGCAGGTGAACCTGGATTCCAAGAGGAACCTGGTCATCGCTTCCGTCATCCTGGTCATCGGCATCGGCAAGGCACATCTCGACTTCACCATCGGCGACATCCCGTTCAACCTTGAAGGGATGGCACTTGCGGCAGTCGCCGGCATTCTCTTGAACGCAATTCTACCTAAGGAGGCTCCTGTCCGTGATGAATAG